The Tachyglossus aculeatus isolate mTacAcu1 chromosome Y3, mTacAcu1.pri, whole genome shotgun sequence sequence aagtacaagttggcaacatattgagacagtccctactcaacagtgggctcacagtctaaaagggggagacagagaacaaaaccaaacatactaacaaaataaaataaatagaatagatatgtacaagtaaaataaataaataaatgaataaataaacagagtactaaatatgtgcaaacatatatacatacatacaggtgctgtggggaagggaaggaggtaaaatgagggggatgaaaagggggacgagggggagaggaaggaaggggctcagtctgggaaggcctcctggaggaggtgagctctcagtagggccttgaagggaggaagagagctaggttggtggatgggcaggagagcattccaggcccgggggatgacgtgggccaggggtcgatggcgggacaggtgagaacgaggcatggtgagactagcggcagagaagcggagggtgcagggtggactgtagaaggagtgGGTTGATGAAGTAATTGGCtaggtcactgggggcagaggATGAGGGAGGCAGGAGGCGGGGGCCTGTGAAGGGagataaatgtctggaacaactggcaaaggccatggacatgggtgtcaataagggtggagaaatagttttgcaggGCAAAGGAGACAGCAGAGTTAAAGCTTGcagggataaacttgaagtggatgaaatcAGCCTGAtgcctagatttctgccagcaactCTCAGCAACTCATGCacaggagcgaaggaggcagactgtagAGGTGATACAGGGCTGTAGGTTAGTGATACAAGAGCAATGAagagataggggagcgagtgagctgAGTTCAacagagagggtggtgttaaGAGAGTTAATCTGGTCATTCCAGTTTGGGAATTGGAgattaaatggggcatgatgggtTGAGAAAACCAGATGacgtcaaaagatcagaggtttcTGTGGGAGAACACTACAGATTTATGGGGATGAGgtgtgtaggagagaaggaaggtgtagAGGTTGTGGTTGTGAGGGGTTTGTGATTGTGAGAagtaatttcagagttggtgaggctggagactgtgcagtggctagagataatTAGATATAGTGTGTATCCAAGTTGGTaagtgggtgaggtgaggtggagcaggaggtcagtggagttgagtgaTTAAAGGCAAGCAGCAGAAGAGTCATCAGAAACACCTATATGGAGATTGAAGTCCCCGAGGATCAATGTAGGCaaggagaaggaatgtgagaaagggatcaaaatggttaaagaagttggaggtaggACCtagctactagaatctggagagggtggtagaaGCAGATGGTAtgggcttcaaagaaagggaaagaaagggatgggggaagtggaaTGGGGGTAGCACTGGGGCACAATAAAGAAGTCAGCACTTCCTATGGGAGTGAGAaatgaggccccctctggagagatcagcaggggagaccatgtcgtctggggagagccaggtttcagtgtttGGGATTAGTAGTAGTGACAGGGACAGTAACAGGTCAATAACAAAGGGAAGCTTCCCAATGATGAAGCATGGGTTCCACAGGCCAAACTTGtctgaggctgtggggagggtgtaTGGGGTGAGGACAGAGCAAGAGGTGAGAAAGGGCTAAATGGGGATGAGCTGGAGGGGGCATTTgtgtgggaaggggggatgaagggCAGCACTGGGGCGAGATgacagggatggggagtgggagaggagtgaggaggagcaggatgggaGTACACTGTGGGGAGGTGTTGGCCTGTGGGAAGGGGGATAAATAGAGGAGCTGAGTTTAAGGGACAAGGGCGGGGAGAtcagagggaggggagtgaaggcACATTTTGGGGGGACAGTGTAAGAGAAAGAAAGTCCACAGCTGTTGAAGTTGATCTATAGCTCTAATTAGCTGGGGCAGATTCCTCTTGAAGAGGACAACTCAGCAGCTCCCAGCTAGGGGGAATCCAAAGGAATCCACCCCTGAGGCATCTCTCTCCAGTGCTTTTGCCTCACTTAAActtgagattttgagcccccaggggacaggaTTCACATCTAATTTCCATttgtgtactttcccagtgctaagaacaatggTTTgccaaaagcacttaacaaatattattactactactagtagtgtcTGATAATGTGTGTAGTGGTTGGTTTTGGAGTTATCTCTGGGTCCTGGGATGGAATTGGTGAGAGAGAAAATGGCGAAAGGGAAGGTACATCAACTTCTGCTTAATGAAAATTCCCActcatccttctcttcttttaCTTCACACACAATTCCATCCTTTGGTTTTCCCAGTCTTTACCTCAGCAGAAGCTGGCAACTACAACTCCAGTATATATCAAATGACCAAGTTCACAGATAGGTTCTTGAACTTCAAAAATTTTATTAAAAATTCCTTGGGTATAATCTTGAAAACAAACATAAAGTGAAAACTAGAGTAAGACAGAAAAATGACAAGGAAGGGGAGGTTAGAGGCCATTCTGGTCCTCAGCAACTTTTTAAAACGGTGCCCTCAACTGAAGATTGGTGGGAAAGTTTGGATAGTAGGGAGAGGTATGGTTTCAGGCCTAGGTTGGTCTCTGCCTTACCGACCTCTGATAAAATATGACAACCTCTGAATGTCATATCTTTCCAAACACAGCTAACAAAAGATAAGGGAGCAGGGGTAAGTGCTAACTCATTTTCCTTGCCTGTAAAAAATTCTGGAAAGGAACTTCTTAAGAAATTagtatctcttctctctcctgttaTTTTCACTTCCAGCTAACTTGGCTTGGAAAGTGGGACATGCAGAATGGAGTTTATCTGGGTCATCGTCTTCAAAGTGATCTTGTTGAAGCAACTTGATGTGATGCTCGTagatcttgagggcagggccaaGGCGGATGGACAGGCCAGTCAGCACATCTGTGCGTTGCATCAATAATAGGGATTTCCCGTCAATCTCCtgtgagagaggggaggtgagaccTGAACCCCCAAAGGCCAGCTCTAGGTCTGGGGGCCTGAGGTCCACAAAAAGTGTGTAAATTCTGAGACTGCATTAGTCCTCACCTGTTCCTGGAAAGCAGAGGCTTGTTCAGGAAAGCCAGCCTTGGTGAAGTATTCCACCACATCCATCACTGTCCACTCCATAGGGTCTGAAGCCTTCGCCCTCTTGCCTAAACTGTGAATACTGATTTCAGTCAAATTGGGGACGGCTTCCCTCTCCCTTAGCACACCCAAGCACAAATCATTCCCCAGTCAGCATTCAAGTACCCACCCCGAAAAACACACTCACATGTAACCAGTGGGTGTTCTACAGGCACCAGTCAGTGTTGGCTTCCCTACAAGGAATGACTCTGGTAAAGGGGAATTGAGTCCTGAAGAGGCTGAGGCTGGAaacaaagaggaagagggaatgtTATTCAGAAGCTGGATTTCCTTCTGACCACCTCCTCCCCACTGAGAACGTTAAACTTAGCCACACCATGTTACCCAACTAGCACCTCACTTACAAAGCAGAACAGCCCTGTACTTAACCTTAACTCTCACAACTGTAATTCTGCTCCTCCTGTCTAAATTTTCCACTTCGCATGGTCCCTTTTCTCTCTAGTTCCTGGTCCTCTTTATTTTTACAGACACTGAAAGTCACTTTCTTTAGTTTCCACTAGTTGATGGATAAGTGATCCCAATGGGGTCCCTAAGCTCCTTGTCCCAAAGctcatacctgctctcccttcttttttcacCGCATTTACTGGGAAGGGCTTCGGAGTGCCATCTCCAAGGGCTAACTGTTGACCCTCTGTTTTGCCTTTAAGCAAGGCCAAAGGGCTCCAGTCCCTCGACTGCTCTTTCCTGCTATTCTTGGCCTGCTGTGCAGTCTCCCCATTTAGCTGGCGCTGCCCGCTGGACACTTTGGACACTTCAAAACCTTCAGAGAGGGCAGacacttccttctcttccttgcttttctctttctcaggccccggttcctcccccgcCTTCtgcaagaggaagaaagggaataaGAGTATGAGTGGACCTGGTCCTCAGTGATTGTTTTCCTAAGAGCAGAATTTTCAACTATAGTTCTGGTctgaagaggaaataaggaaatATTTTacaataataccataaaaaaatttattTCAGAGTggtctactagaaagagcacagggctgggtgaCACAAGACCTAAAtcttaatcccgtctctgcccactgtctgctgtgtaactatggccaagtcacttcacttctttgggcctcagttttttctttttctgacctctgctctctctctctcttgagactgtgagctctttgtgggatagggcctgtgtccaccctgattactttttatatAACCCAGTgatttgaacaatgcttggcatactgAAAGtcaaccactactattattacaatattttgGTAGTCCTCAAGCTGTTTCTAAACAGGGGCACCCTGATTTCTAGCATTCTCTTCTCTCTTACTACATTTTTGTGGATTCTATCAATTCTCATATCTCTGGCCCATCACCCTCATTAAAACCCTTGGACCTAAGCTCCCTCTCCTTAAATTCTTGCTTCTTGGGCCACTCTCCCATTAAACATCGAATTTCCCCAGTTATACTTGCAGAACCTTCCCTGAATCATGAAAGCTACAGTTATTTAtatcgagaagcagtggggctcagtggaaagaccccaggcttgggagtcagaggtcgtgggctctaatccggaatccaccacttgtcagctgcttgactttcgcttctctgggccttggttacctcatctgtaaaatagggattatgactgtgagccctacgtgggacaacctgatgaccacctgatccaccccagcgcttagaacagtgcttggcacatagtaaatgcttaacaaataccaacattattattattattattattattattattattattattattattattgttattattacagttccttgTCCTCCAACTCTACTTCTCCCACCTGTTAAAACTGAGTTACAGCTGGACTATACAAAATATAGATTCTGAGCTCACCTTAAATCGAGTAGTTTGTGTACTGGTAGAGGCGGTGTATTATTTgagtccctcctcatatccacatATACACTTTACCAATTACAATATACACATTATCAAAacaaacatgttttgttgtctgtctcccccttctagactgtgagcccgctgctgggtgggaaccgtctctgtatgttgccgacttgtacttcccaagcgcacacactgtgttctgcacacagtaagtgctcaataaatacgattgaaatgaatgactAGGATACAGCCAGACCGTTGGGTCCGAGCCCCCACCTTCTACCCCAAGCCCTTCTTTACGCGTTTACGAACTACGCGACTTTCACTCGCCCCAACATTAGTATAGTACCTTCCTAATACAAACTGGTCTGTCAGCCCCGCTACAAAAATCTTCTCCCTCCGACAGAGGTAAAGATGGCGTCTCCTTGTTAACAGAAGAGGCAAGACATGGCGAAGCTAATTGGGGTACTGTAAGCGAATAGGGTGCAACCCGTTGGGGACAGGAAGGGGCAGCAACGCCTGCTTCTGTTGCATCTACCTGAATCGAAGTTGAAACAGGTGGAGGCGGTAGTTCTGCAATTAAGGCTGCAGCCTCTCGTAAATGGGTGGGCTCTATGCAGCCACGGCGTGGGGGCTGCACACGCGCTGCATTCCGGTAAGAAATGCTACCTTTGTAGCTAACACGAAGTACTCCGCGCTGCAGGATCAGTTTCTCTAGTTCGACACAAGTGTGCTCCGGCTCTAGCCCGTGGCGCCGTCGCATCATTCGGCAAATACGTTCCAGGTCTGGGCGCGCCTTGCGCGATCGGAGGGAGTCAATGGTGTCTAGGATCCACTCCTGGTAATAGGGCGTCGGTGAAGAAGAAGCAGCAACCCCTACTGTCTCCGGCGGACGCTGGTCTGGAGGCCCCGCCATAGTTCTCACCACTTCCGGCTGCACTGCGCGCACACTTTCCCCTACCCTGCTTCCGCCCGCCGCTGCGGATTGGTGCTTAATGACGTTtcgtgaaaggggaaaaaaacccgcaatcaatcaatcgtgtttattgggcgcttactgtgtgtagagcactgtactaagcgcttgggaagtacaagttggcaacatatagagacggtccctaccgtactctagtctaaaagggggagacagagaacaaaaccaaacatactaacaaaataaaataagtagaatagatatgtacaagtaaaataaaaataaatgaataaatgaataaatgaataaataaataaataaataaataaataaataaataaataaataaataaataaatagagtaacaaatatgtacaaacatatatacatatatacaggtgctgtggggaagggaaggaggtaagatggggggatggagagggggacgagggggagaggaaggaagaggctcagtctgggaaggcctcctggaggaggtgagcattcagtagggccttgaagggaggaagagagcgagcttggcgggtgggcagagggagggcattccaggcccgggggatgacgtgggccggggatcgatggcgggacaggcgagaacgaggcacggtgaggacattagcgggagaggagcggagggtgcagggtgggctgtagaaggagagaagggaggtgaggtaggacggggcgaggtgatggacagccttgaagcccagggttaggagtttctgcctgatgcgcagattgactggcaccactggagatttttgagtaggggagtaacatgaccagagcgtttctggacaaagacaatccggacagcagcatgaagtatggattgaagtggggagagacacgaggatgggagatcagagagaaggctgatgcagtagtccatatgggataggatgagagcttgaacgagcagggtagcagtatggatggagaggaaagggcggatcttggcaatgttgcggagctgagaccggcaggttttggtgacggcttggacgtgaggggtgaatgagagagcggagtcgaggatgacaccaaggttgcgggcttgtgagacgggaaggatggtagtgccgtcaacagagatgggaaagtcagggagaggacaaggtttgggagggaagacaaggagttcagtcttcgacatgttgagctttaggtggcgggcggacatccagatggagatgtcctgaaggcaggaggagatgcaagcctggagagagggggagagagcaggggcagagatgtagatctgggtgtcatcagcgtagagatgatagttgaagccgtgggagcgaatgaggtcaccaagggagtgagtgtagatcgagaacagaaggggaccaagaactgaaccttggggaacccccacagtaaggggatgggagggggaggaggagcctgcaaaagagac is a genomic window containing:
- the LOC119946740 gene encoding atherin-like isoform X1, whose translation is MAGPPDQRPPETVGVAASSSPTPYYQEWILDTIDSLRSRKARPDLERICRMMRRRHGLEPEHTCVELEKLILQRGVLRVSYKDEKAGEEPGPEKEKSKEEKEVSALSEGFEVSKVSSGQRQLNGETAQQAKNSRKEQSRDWSPLALLKGKTEGQQLALGDGTPKPFPVNAVKKEGRAASASSGLNSPLPESFLVGKPTLTGACRTPTGYILGKRAKASDPMEWTVMDVVEYFTKAGFPEQASAFQEQEIDGKSLLLMQRTDVLTGLSIRLGPALKIYEHHIKLLQQDHFEDDDPDKLHSACPTFQAKLAGSENNRREKRY
- the LOC119946740 gene encoding atherin-like isoform X2, coding for MAGPPDQRPPETVGVAASSSPTPYYQEWILDTIDSLRSRKARPDLERICRMMRRRHGLEPEHTCVELEKLILQRGVLRVSYKDEKAGEEPGPEKEKSKEEKEVSALSEGFEVSKVSSGQRQLNGETAQQAKNSRKEQSRDWSPLALLKGKTEGQQLALGDGTPKPFPVNAVKKEGRAASASSGLNSPLPESFLVGKPTLTGACRTPTGYILGKRAKASDPMEWTVMDVVEYFTKAGFPEQASAFQEQVSPPLSHRRLTGNPYY